The following are encoded together in the Candidatus Dependentiae bacterium genome:
- a CDS encoding GDP-mannose 4,6-dehydratase, with translation MKQKVALITGITGQDGAYLSKLLLEKNYKVFGIVRNQDSYFNLEYLKIKNKINFLEINLGNLNEVLASINNINPDEIYNFAAQSSVGLSIDQPYDTINFNIISTLNLLESIRLSKETIKLFQPSSSEMYGNPENLPINEKSKFSHKNNPYAISKSSAHEICVLYRDLYKLFICCGIMFNHESYLRGQNFFVKKVIREAIEIKKGKRDFLFVGNLETKRDFGFAPEYVKAMWLMLQQNIPDDYVIASGKSISLKDIVFYVFDYLKIDKSKIKIDKNLIRPVEVADCYGDSSKAKTVLGWQYNLSFYNVLDILIKEELENCNI, from the coding sequence ATGAAACAAAAAGTAGCTCTTATAACAGGTATTACCGGACAAGATGGGGCGTATCTTAGCAAGTTATTACTTGAAAAAAATTACAAAGTTTTTGGAATAGTAAGAAATCAAGATAGTTATTTTAATTTGGAATATTTAAAAATTAAAAATAAAATTAATTTTCTAGAAATAAATTTAGGTAATTTAAACGAAGTTTTAGCCAGTATAAATAATATAAATCCGGATGAAATTTATAATTTTGCAGCTCAAAGTTCCGTTGGCCTTTCTATCGATCAACCATACGATACTATTAATTTTAATATAATATCTACATTGAACTTATTGGAATCAATAAGATTATCAAAAGAAACTATAAAATTGTTTCAGCCATCGAGTAGTGAGATGTATGGAAATCCTGAAAATTTGCCAATAAACGAAAAAAGTAAATTTTCTCATAAAAATAATCCATATGCTATTTCAAAGTCGTCTGCGCATGAAATTTGTGTGCTTTATAGAGATTTGTACAAGTTGTTTATTTGCTGCGGAATCATGTTTAATCATGAATCGTATCTTCGGGGACAAAATTTCTTTGTAAAAAAGGTTATTCGTGAAGCAATAGAGATAAAAAAGGGTAAGCGAGATTTTTTGTTTGTTGGAAATTTAGAAACTAAGCGCGATTTTGGTTTTGCACCTGAATACGTGAAAGCTATGTGGCTTATGTTGCAACAAAATATCCCGGATGATTATGTAATTGCATCCGGAAAATCTATTTCGTTAAAAGATATAGTTTTTTATGTTTTTGATTATTTAAAAATAGATAAAAGTAAAATAAAAATAGATAAAAATCTTATAAGGCCTGTAGAAGTTGCTGATTGTTATGGAGATTCTTCCAAAGCAAAAACGGTTTTAGGGTGGCAATATAATTTAAGTTTTTATAATGTTTTGGATATTTTGATTAAAGAAGAGCTAGAGAATTGCAATATTTGA
- a CDS encoding FkbM family methyltransferase: MLNKIKKFIIKKIITQNNIFIKHQIGPYSIKLPSKHALKNYQETFKRYDIALGEIAKIINNKYPNLTAIDIGANIGDSAALLSKYNNIPTLCIEGNDIFLPILKENTKIIGTHIKIEECFVGPENIFIDKEKIKTDKGTATIVNSIHKTNSSILGKNIIQNKSLLTILNSHKKFLNFKLLKIDTDGYDFCIINDSLNIIKKLKPIIFFEYDPSIPQNGDQESIDTINNLISTGYKQFIIYDNFGNFLMSTNNPETFIDLNTYLKSNKKYKQIVYYFDICAFHEEDIDLFKKIKNIESNIAIL, from the coding sequence ATGCTAAATAAAATTAAAAAATTCATTATAAAAAAAATTATCACACAAAATAATATTTTTATAAAACATCAAATAGGCCCATATTCAATTAAATTGCCAAGTAAGCATGCTCTTAAAAATTATCAAGAAACATTCAAAAGATATGATATAGCATTAGGTGAAATTGCAAAAATAATTAACAATAAATATCCGAATTTAACAGCTATAGATATTGGCGCAAATATTGGAGATTCTGCAGCCCTTTTATCAAAATACAATAATATTCCGACATTATGCATTGAAGGCAATGATATTTTTTTACCCATATTAAAAGAAAATACAAAAATTATTGGAACCCATATAAAAATTGAAGAATGTTTTGTAGGTCCCGAAAATATTTTTATAGATAAAGAAAAAATAAAGACGGATAAAGGTACAGCAACTATTGTAAATTCAATTCATAAAACAAATAGTTCTATCTTGGGAAAAAATATTATACAAAACAAATCTTTATTAACAATTCTTAATTCACATAAAAAATTTCTAAATTTTAAATTACTTAAAATAGATACTGATGGATATGATTTTTGCATTATCAACGATTCATTAAATATAATTAAAAAGCTAAAACCTATTATATTTTTTGAATATGATCCAAGTATACCCCAAAATGGTGACCAAGAAAGTATAGATACGATAAATAATTTAATATCTACTGGATACAAACAGTTTATTATCTACGATAATTTTGGAAATTTCTTAATGTCTACAAATAATCCAGAAACATTTATAGATTTAAATACGTATTTAAAATCTAATAAAAAATATAAACAAATTGTTTACTATTTTGATATATGTGCTTTTCATGAAGAGGATATTGATTTATTCAAAAAAATAAAAAATATTGAATCAAATATTGCAATTCTCTAG